The Methanobrevibacter millerae genome includes the window GACCAGAAAGTTGAATCCATCATGACTCCACGTAATGAAATTATTTGGATTGATTTGGAAGATTCAAGAGATATCAATAAAGTTAAAATCATTGAAAGTAAAAGATCCATTTTCCCAATAGCTTCTGGAGAGCTAGATGATTTTATTGGAGTTGTTCAGGCAAAAGATATTCTTTCTTTAATGTTTAGTGATAAAGATTTTGATATTAACGCTATCGTTAAAGAGCCGTTAGTAGTATCCGAACATTTAGAAACATTGGAACTTCTAAGAGAATTTAAAGAAAACCAGGAATATGTGCATATGTCCCTTGTCGTTGATGAATTCGGTAGTGTTGAAGGATTGATTACATTAAACGATTTGCTTGAAGGGATTGTTGGAGACATACCTGGCATTGATGAAGATGATGATCCGATTGCTACCAAAAGGGATGAAAATACATGGTTAATTGACGGTAGATTCAGCATTGATAAATTTAAAGAATTATTTGAAATTGAAGAGTCATTTCCAGATGAAGAAGAAGATGGATATACTACTCTTGCAGGTTTTATTTTAAGTATCAGCGGTACTGTACCTGATGTTAATGACAAATACCAATGGGAAAGATTCTGCTTTGAAATTGTTGATTTAGATGGACATCAAATCGACAAAATTCTTGTAACTGATTTAGGTAAAGATTATACAACAACAGAAGAGGAAAAATAATATGGATTTTATTGGAATTGGAATACAGTTTATTTTATTGATTGTTGGATTTGTACTTTTGATTAAAGGATCAGACTTTTTTGTTGACGGATCAAGTAATATTGCATCAATATTAAAAATTCCTACACTAATTGTAGGTCTTACTATTGTTGCTTTTGGTACAAGCGCACCCGAAGCTGCAGTCAGTATTACCTCATCACTTTCAGGAAATAATGCATTAGCAGTAAGTAACGTTATAGGGAGTAACCTATTCAACATGATGCTGATTATAGGTTTATGTGCACTTCTAAGAGAACTTAAAATTGGTCGTGATGTATTAAACAAGGATTTGCCATTTCTTGTTGTGATAACCGCAATATTATCTGGATTCATCATTATTGGATGGAGCATTTCAAGAGTTGAAGGAATCATATTATTCTTATTAATCATTGGATATGTTTCATATCTTGTTTATAGTGCTAAAAACACCAAAGAAGCACAAATTGTTGAAAAACCAAAAATGAGTCTTTTAAGAAGTATAATCTACATTGTTGGTGGTGTGGCAGGTATCATAATCGGTGCGGATTTTGTAGTTGACAGTGCATCATATATAGCAATTGCATTCGGAATGAGTGAAACATTGGTAGGTTTAACTATTGTTGCTATAGGTACCTCTTTACCAGAACTTGTTACTTCACTTACTGCTTTAAAGAAAGAAGAAAATCAATTAATCATAGGGAATGTGATTGGTTCAAACATCTTCAATATTCTATTTGTACTTGGTGCAAGTAGCATAATAAGCCCAATCACAATAAATCCGAATATGATAGTAGATATCGCATTAATGCTTGGAGTTACAATATTATTCTTCATATTTGGTAAAACACAAGATAAATATGATAAAAAAGAAGGATTTATACTTGTAGCATTATTCATCGCATACATGGCTTTCGCAATCATGAGAAACTAGCTCTTTTATCTCACAGGCCTTACAAATATTGGATGAAGTTGGCTCGCCGCAAATTTCACATTCATTTAAGTTAGTGGAAATATCATTTTCAAAGACTAGAATCTTTTTAAATGATTCCATTATATTATTTTTTAAACCAGGATATTTATCTTCATTGACATTTAAAAATTCTTTAATTTTTGCTCTTAATGATAAATGGGAATAGGGACATTCTTCAAGATGAATATCAATATTATTTAGAACTGCCCATAATCCAACATCTTTTTCTGGAGTATTCCATAACGGTTTAATTCGTGGAACAAGTTTAGGATGGATAACATCAAGTTCCGGTCCAAATTTAGAAAATTTTATAGTATCACCTCTGGCAAAACTCATCAAAAATGATTGGATTTCATCATCCAAATTATGGCCAGTAGCAATTTTATCAGCACCTACATCATATGCGGTTTTATTTAAAATATTTCTTCTAAAGACACCACAAGGAATACATGCACTTTTAAAATCAGAATATATATCATCTAATGTAAAACCTTCTTCTTCATAAAATGATTTTTGAATTAATTCAACACCCAAATCCTTAGCGTTATTAACTGCAGCATCAATTCCATGGGATCTATAACCTTTTATCCCTTCATCTACACTTATAGCTACCAAATCAAAATCTAAAAATTCCTGATATCTTTTTAGAGCATGTAATGTTAAAACACTATCTTTTCCACCTGATAATGCAACAGCAATCATTTCATTTTCCTTAATTAATTCATAATCTCTAATCAGATTATTGATTCTAGTAAAAATCATTTCATTAAATTCATCATTGTCAAATTTTGCCATGACAAATGATTTATAATTAAATTAATAAATAATTTTTTGAAGTGATAATATGATAACTTGTGATTTTGCAATATTGCCTGTTGGATGTAATTCAACAGAATGTAAAGACTATGTAACTGCTGCAGTGCAAGTAGTAAAAGATTCTGGACTAAACTGTCAATTAACTGGCATGGGCACCCAAATTGAGGCTGAAAACTTAAAAGATTTGTATGACGTGATAGCTAAAGCCCAGGAAGCAGTTTTTGAAGTGGGAGTCGGAAGAGTTTATACAGTAATAAAAGTTGATGACAGAAGAGATATGGAAAATAGAACTTTAGATGCTAAAATAAAAACAGTAGAAGATATGTTAGACTAAAAGTCAAATTATGACTTTTAATCCATTTTTTTAGAAGCAGTTTTAACCGCTTCAATTACTAAATCCAAATCATCACTAGTCAATGATGGATGCACAGGCAAGGAAATTACACTGTTAGCAACTTTTTCGGCATTAGGACAATTTCCAGTGAATCCTAATTTTTGATAGATTGGTTGATTGTATAATGGTATAGGATAGTGAACGCCAGTGCCTATTCCTTCTTCAGTTAAAATATCAATCCAATCATCCCTGTTTCCTTTTTCAACACGTATTGTGTATTGGTGATATACATGTATTGAACCTTCTCTTGCATAAGGGGTGATAACTCCATCGACATCGGCTAAGCCTTCATTCAGATATGCTGCATTTTCGGCCCTTTTTTTGTTGAATTCATCAATTACATTTAATTGTGCAAGTCCAATAGCTGCAGAAATATCAGTCATTCTAAAGTTGTAGCCAATATCGTCATGATGGTATTTTACACGAGACCCATGAGCTCTGAATATATGTGCTTCCTCAACGAATTCCTCATTATCTGTAGTAATCATACCACCTTCGGAAGTGGTCATGTTTTTAGTTGGATAAAAACTGAAACATGCCATATCAGCTAAACTGCCTACCTTTTTTCCGTTATATGTTGCACCATGTGCCTGAGCTGCATCTTCAATTACAATCAAATCATGATCCTGTGCAATATCACAGATTGCATCCATTTCTGCAGATTGACCATACAACTGTACCGGCATTATGGCTTTTGTTTTATCAGTTATTAATGATTCAATGCTTTCCGGGTCTAATGTATATGTTTTTAAATCAATGTCACCGAAGACCGGTTTTGCTCCAGTGTAAACAATTGAATTTCCACTTGCAATGAAAGTAAATGGAGTGGTAATTACCTCATCACCATCACCAATTCCTGCAGCCAATAAAGCAACATGCAATGCTGCAGTACCGGAGTTAGTTGCAACACCATAATCTGCACCAACCCATGATGAAAATTCTTTTTCAAATTCTGAAACTTTTGGTCCTTGAGCAATCATTCCAGATTTCAAAACCTCAACTACATTATCTATTTCTTCTTGTCCAATTATCGGTTTTGCTATGGGAACTTTAATATCTGACACAATATCACCTTTTTAAACTATACTAATATTTAAATTTAATAATATTTAAAATATTAGTAATTAAGATTTAAAGTGATTAACTTGGACGATTATAAACTTAAAACAATAGAAGAAGGATTGACAAAAATTGAATTTCCTGAATATGAAAAAGTTTCATCAGACGCACCAGTTTTTTATAATCCACATATGGAGTTGAATAGAGACATATCTATTTTAGCACTCCAAACATTCCAAAAAGAACAGAACAGAGAAATAGATATCTGTGATTTATTCGGCGGAAGCGGAATACGTGGTGTTCGTTATAAAAATGAAATTGATGGTGTTGGACATGTATCAATAAACGACATAAGCGAACTTGCTAATGAATTTGAACAGCACAATGTTAATTTGAATAATCTTGAAGATATTTCAATACACAATCACGATGCAAGCATGTTTTTAAGGCAAAATCGTGGTAAATTTGATGTGATTGATATAGATCCATTTGGAACCCCATCACCATTTTTAGATTCAGCGGGCTATTGTGCTAGAAGAGAATCATTACTATGTGTGACTGCTACAGATACATCCGCATTATGCGGAACATATAAAGAACCATGCATTCGCAAATATAATTCCAAGCCATATAAAAGTGAATATTGTCATGAAACAGGGATTAGGATCCTTGCAGGTTTTTGTGCATTGACATTATCAAAATATGCAAAATGCATTGAAGTCTTATTGTCACACAGTACTGAACATTATATGAGATTATATCTGAAAGTTAAAAAAGGTTCAAAAAGAAGTGATGAATCATTGAAAAATATTGGATACATCAGCCATTGTAAGGAATGTTTATACAGAGAATGTAATAAAGGATTAGCCACATCAATTCCAGACACTTGTCCGGAATGCGGTGAAAAACTAATTCAGGCAGGACCATTATGGCTTGGCGAAATTCAAAATAAAGACTTCATATCAAAAATGATAAAAGAATCTGAAAATAAAAAATTAAATAGTCAAAATCAATTATTAAAATTATTAAATGCATGTTTGATAGAATCTGAATCTCCTGCAACTTTTTATGATGTTCACAGCATTTGCAGATCTTTAAAAATAAGTGCACCAAAATTAGATTTGATTTTTGATGAAATAAGAAACAATGGGTTTGAATGTGAAAAAACACATTTTAGCCCAATAGGAATTAAAACAAATGCTCCAATAAATAAAATAAAAAATATTTTAAAAAAATTAGAAAGTGAATAAACAATCATTAAAATAATTAAACATAAATAAAAAATAATAAGAAAAAAGAAAAAATAGAATTATAAAATATTAACATAAAAAAATTTAAATAAAAAATAAAACAGTATATAAAAAAATACATAATATTTAAATAATGCATAATATAAAATGATAATATATAATTATATTTTTAATTGTATAAGGAGGAGAAAATTATGGTTAAGGAAAAAGATAACATAGTAAAGCTAGATGATACTGATATTAAAATATTAAAAATCATCAACAAAGATGTTAGAACATCTTACAGGCAAATATCCAGAGATTTAGATGTATCTGTTGGTACTATCCACAACCGTATTGACAAAATGGTTAAAACTGGAGTAATTAAAAAATTCTCACCAGTAATCGATCATGAAAAATTAGGATTTGTATTGACAACCATTATTGGAGTAAGAGTTAAAGGAGGAAAACTCAAAAATTGGGAAGAGAAAACATTCTTCAATAAAAATGTTGTGGGAATCTATGATGTTACTGGAGAATATGATGCTTTTCTGATTGCTAAATTTAGAAATACAAATGAATTAAACTCATTTATTAAAGAATTACTTAAAGATCCAATTATAGAAAGAACATACACCCAAACCGTTCTTGATGTAATCAAAGAGGACATGGGTTCATCAAACATATTATAATACAGTAGATTTTCTACTGTACTATTCTATTTATTACCCGCACCATTAACAAAATTATATTTTTTTTAAGAAATTTTGAACATCACAATTAACTGTCTAATCAAATATTTAAAAAAACTAAATTTTTGTCTAAAAAAATAACTATTTTTTAGTTAAAATAATACTATCAAGTTTAAATATATTGAAAACAATATAGTTATTATCAAATATTAATTAGAGGTTATGAAATTGGCAATTTGTTTACCAGATACGCAAGATGATGCCCCAAATATTCCTATAAAACTAACTAGAGTAGGAGTAACCGGCGTTAAAAAACTCTTGCAACTTGAAAGACCAAATAAAAGGCCTATAATTCTATTACCAACATTTGATGCATTCGTTGATTTACCAAATAATCAAAAAGGAGTGCATATGTCAAGAAATCCTGAAGCTATCAGTGAAGTCTTAGACGGCATATCCAAAGATAAAGGTGTTGGTGTAGAATCATTATGTGCTCGTATAGTTGAAAAAATGATGGACAAACACGAATATGCAAGACGTGTTGAAATTTCCATGACTACTGACTACATGTTCATGCGTGAGTCTCCTGTAACAAAACATGAAACTCAGGAAATGGCAAATCTTAAAGCAAAAGCTGTTGGGTTAAGAGATGAAAAAGGAAACGTGGAAATCAGAAAAAGCATAGGTGCAGAGTTAATAGGAATGACAGTTTGTCCATGTGCTCAAGAGTCTGTTAGAGAATCCGATAAGAATAAATTATTAGAATTTTTAGATGAGGAAACTACACAAAAAGTGCTTGATACAGTAACTTTTGCATCCCACAACCAAAGGGGAATTGGAACTTTATTAATTGAAGTGCCTGAAGGATGGGAAGTAAAAGGAGAAGACATCATAGAAATCATCGAAAAATCAATGTCCTCACCTGTATGCGAACTTCTTAAAAGACCTGATGAAAATGCAACTGTTATGAATGCACATAGAAAACCTGTTTTTGTTGAAGATTGTGTTAGAAACATGATGGAAATGATTGCAGAGAAATACTCTGATTTGCCTGACGACACATTAATTACTTCACGTCAAGAAAACCAAGAAAGTATTCACAGACATAATGCATTTGCAGAAAAAGTAACTACAATGGGCGAATTGAAAAAAGAATTGAACATGTAAGGTCTTGGTGCGATGCAAAAGAAATATGAAATAGCAGGAAGTGTGATGGGTTTTTTTGACTCATTTAAAGGATCTGCTCCAGCAATAGATAATGATAAAATATTAATTGTTAGAAGCAGATCAAGAAAAATCTTACCAATCAATGAGCTCGAAGATAAAATTTCAGAGATTGGAAAAGAAATTGGGGGTGTTGAAGTTCCTGCAACATCCGACAAAATAGAACAAATCTTAAAATCAGGCGACAAACATATAAAAGAAAGTGAAGTGGCTACTGGAGATATTGATTTTAGAGGTTTTACAAGAGTAAAAAAAGAATTGGAATCAATGGGATTAGTAGTTGCTTATAAAGTTTATGAACTTCCTAGTTTTGATGTTATTATCGCAATTTGGGAAGATAAAAATGAACTTCCGCCATTATATGTTGAAGTAACTGTTTCTGAAAAAGAAGAGTGAAAAATGATTAATTATTCAAAAAAAGATATTCTTTCTGTATTGAATGCAAAAGGTTCAGACATTATAAAATTTATGGCTGAAGCAAAACAATATCGAAAGAATAATCTTATTACTTATTCTAAAAATATTTTTATTCCACTGACTGAAATATGTAGAAACGATTGTGGATATTGCAATTTTAAAAAAAATCCTGATGACCCGGAAGCCATCATTCTAAAAACAAAAGATGAAGTTCTCAATGATTTAAAAATAGCTGAAAAGTATGGGTGTAAGGAAGCATTATTTACATTCGGTGAAGATGCTGATGAAAATGAAGCTGTTTTAAAAAGATTGAATGAATTTGGCTATGACAATATAGTTGACTATACTTATGATATCTGCAAAATGACTTTAGATGAAACAAATTTGCTTCCACATTCAAACGGAGGAAACTTTTCTTATGATGCATTGAAAAAACTTAAGGAAGTTAATGCATCAATGGGGCTAATGCTTGAAAATTCATCAAAACGATTAATGCAACTGCCTGCCCATAAAAAAAGTCCTGGTAAAAATCCGGAACTCCGATTAGATACAATTAGCAATGCAGGAAAATTAAAAATCCCATATACTACTGGAATATTGATTGGTATTGGTGAGACTAAAGAAGAAATTGTTGAATCATTATTTAAAATCAGAGAAATCTTTGATAAATACGGACATATTCAGGAAATAATTATCCAAAATTTCACATCAACTCCAAATATTGAAATGTGCGATTGGCCAGAACCAAGCCTATTGGACATGATTCGTACAGTAACTGCTGCAACATTATTATTTTCAGATACTGATGTTAGCATTCAAGTCCCGCCAAACTTAAATTATGATACTGCACAAATCTTTTTATTATGTGGTGCTGATGACTGGGGCGGAGTATCACCGGTAAGTCAGGATTATGTAAATCCAACTTCCCCATGGCCAACATTAGATGTTTTAACTGAATTAACAGAAGATGCTGGTTTTAATTTAGTGGAAAGATTATGTATTTATGAGAAATATATAAATGATGAATGGTTAAATGATACTCTTTTAGAAAAATCAACTAATCTATTAAAGCATCAATAACTACATGCTCCACACCAGGAGCATATTTCTTAATTTTATTTATTTTTAAAAGTTCAACATCCCTATCGCCGGCTGCCTGCTTTATGCGTGAAATTGGTCTTGTTTCCAATAGCTTTTCAGGAACTGTTTCATGATAATGGATAATTCCTCCCTTATTCAAACTGTTTACAGCGACTTTAAGATAATGATGTGTAGTTTTAACATACCCCATCAAAATACGATCAGCATTATATTTCGGAGTTTCAACCAAACAGTCACCTAATACAGGAGTAATATTATCACATT containing:
- a CDS encoding MTH1187 family thiamine-binding protein — encoded protein: MITCDFAILPVGCNSTECKDYVTAAVQVVKDSGLNCQLTGMGTQIEAENLKDLYDVIAKAQEAVFEVGVGRVYTVIKVDDRRDMENRTLDAKIKTVEDMLD
- the cofG gene encoding 7,8-didemethyl-8-hydroxy-5-deazariboflavin synthase subunit CofG, with protein sequence MINYSKKDILSVLNAKGSDIIKFMAEAKQYRKNNLITYSKNIFIPLTEICRNDCGYCNFKKNPDDPEAIILKTKDEVLNDLKIAEKYGCKEALFTFGEDADENEAVLKRLNEFGYDNIVDYTYDICKMTLDETNLLPHSNGGNFSYDALKKLKEVNASMGLMLENSSKRLMQLPAHKKSPGKNPELRLDTISNAGKLKIPYTTGILIGIGETKEEIVESLFKIREIFDKYGHIQEIIIQNFTSTPNIEMCDWPEPSLLDMIRTVTAATLLFSDTDVSIQVPPNLNYDTAQIFLLCGADDWGGVSPVSQDYVNPTSPWPTLDVLTELTEDAGFNLVERLCIYEKYINDEWLNDTLLEKSTNLLKHQ
- a CDS encoding DegT/DnrJ/EryC1/StrS aminotransferase family protein, which codes for MSDIKVPIAKPIIGQEEIDNVVEVLKSGMIAQGPKVSEFEKEFSSWVGADYGVATNSGTAALHVALLAAGIGDGDEVITTPFTFIASGNSIVYTGAKPVFGDIDLKTYTLDPESIESLITDKTKAIMPVQLYGQSAEMDAICDIAQDHDLIVIEDAAQAHGATYNGKKVGSLADMACFSFYPTKNMTTSEGGMITTDNEEFVEEAHIFRAHGSRVKYHHDDIGYNFRMTDISAAIGLAQLNVIDEFNKKRAENAAYLNEGLADVDGVITPYAREGSIHVYHQYTIRVEKGNRDDWIDILTEEGIGTGVHYPIPLYNQPIYQKLGFTGNCPNAEKVANSVISLPVHPSLTSDDLDLVIEAVKTASKKMD
- the mptA gene encoding GTP cyclohydrolase MptA, which translates into the protein MAICLPDTQDDAPNIPIKLTRVGVTGVKKLLQLERPNKRPIILLPTFDAFVDLPNNQKGVHMSRNPEAISEVLDGISKDKGVGVESLCARIVEKMMDKHEYARRVEISMTTDYMFMRESPVTKHETQEMANLKAKAVGLRDEKGNVEIRKSIGAELIGMTVCPCAQESVRESDKNKLLEFLDEETTQKVLDTVTFASHNQRGIGTLLIEVPEGWEVKGEDIIEIIEKSMSSPVCELLKRPDENATVMNAHRKPVFVEDCVRNMMEMIAEKYSDLPDDTLITSRQENQESIHRHNAFAEKVTTMGELKKELNM
- a CDS encoding DUF2120 family protein, with the translated sequence MQKKYEIAGSVMGFFDSFKGSAPAIDNDKILIVRSRSRKILPINELEDKISEIGKEIGGVEVPATSDKIEQILKSGDKHIKESEVATGDIDFRGFTRVKKELESMGLVVAYKVYELPSFDVIIAIWEDKNELPPLYVEVTVSEKEE
- a CDS encoding tRNA (guanine(10)-N(2))-dimethyltransferase — translated: MDDYKLKTIEEGLTKIEFPEYEKVSSDAPVFYNPHMELNRDISILALQTFQKEQNREIDICDLFGGSGIRGVRYKNEIDGVGHVSINDISELANEFEQHNVNLNNLEDISIHNHDASMFLRQNRGKFDVIDIDPFGTPSPFLDSAGYCARRESLLCVTATDTSALCGTYKEPCIRKYNSKPYKSEYCHETGIRILAGFCALTLSKYAKCIEVLLSHSTEHYMRLYLKVKKGSKRSDESLKNIGYISHCKECLYRECNKGLATSIPDTCPECGEKLIQAGPLWLGEIQNKDFISKMIKESENKKLNSQNQLLKLLNACLIESESPATFYDVHSICRSLKISAPKLDLIFDEIRNNGFECEKTHFSPIGIKTNAPINKIKNILKKLESE
- a CDS encoding calcium/sodium antiporter translates to MDFIGIGIQFILLIVGFVLLIKGSDFFVDGSSNIASILKIPTLIVGLTIVAFGTSAPEAAVSITSSLSGNNALAVSNVIGSNLFNMMLIIGLCALLRELKIGRDVLNKDLPFLVVITAILSGFIIIGWSISRVEGIILFLLIIGYVSYLVYSAKNTKEAQIVEKPKMSLLRSIIYIVGGVAGIIIGADFVVDSASYIAIAFGMSETLVGLTIVAIGTSLPELVTSLTALKKEENQLIIGNVIGSNIFNILFVLGASSIISPITINPNMIVDIALMLGVTILFFIFGKTQDKYDKKEGFILVALFIAYMAFAIMRN
- a CDS encoding Lrp/AsnC family transcriptional regulator — translated: MVKEKDNIVKLDDTDIKILKIINKDVRTSYRQISRDLDVSVGTIHNRIDKMVKTGVIKKFSPVIDHEKLGFVLTTIIGVRVKGGKLKNWEEKTFFNKNVVGIYDVTGEYDAFLIAKFRNTNELNSFIKELLKDPIIERTYTQTVLDVIKEDMGSSNIL
- a CDS encoding hemolysin family protein; this translates as MAGTILEIVIILILIILTGYLSMAELAVVSVRKAKMQKYIDEGNENAQIVLDLLEDPNEFLSTVQIGISLIGVLTGAFGGVTLAEPLAKLISFVPYNGPISVIIVVVVTTYLTLVVGEIVPKVIALNNPERVSLKVAKSMIILSKISKPVSFILAKSSSFLLWLMRIENRNDDTVTEEEIELMIKEGREDGTIEQEEEDIIKRVFKLDDQKVESIMTPRNEIIWIDLEDSRDINKVKIIESKRSIFPIASGELDDFIGVVQAKDILSLMFSDKDFDINAIVKEPLVVSEHLETLELLREFKENQEYVHMSLVVDEFGSVEGLITLNDLLEGIVGDIPGIDEDDDPIATKRDENTWLIDGRFSIDKFKELFEIEESFPDEEEDGYTTLAGFILSISGTVPDVNDKYQWERFCFEIVDLDGHQIDKILVTDLGKDYTTTEEEK
- a CDS encoding TIGR00269 family protein, whose protein sequence is MAKFDNDEFNEMIFTRINNLIRDYELIKENEMIAVALSGGKDSVLTLHALKRYQEFLDFDLVAISVDEGIKGYRSHGIDAAVNNAKDLGVELIQKSFYEEEGFTLDDIYSDFKSACIPCGVFRRNILNKTAYDVGADKIATGHNLDDEIQSFLMSFARGDTIKFSKFGPELDVIHPKLVPRIKPLWNTPEKDVGLWAVLNNIDIHLEECPYSHLSLRAKIKEFLNVNEDKYPGLKNNIMESFKKILVFENDISTNLNECEICGEPTSSNICKACEIKELVSHDCESHVCDE